From a single Intestinibaculum porci genomic region:
- a CDS encoding helix-turn-helix domain-containing protein, with the protein MKTNELFNQLTQTKDPTKLIHDLPNISFTALLDHYIQRSSKSKSQIIKAAQIERTYGYQILKGTRQPSRNKILSLAIALDLSFDEINRLLALCDHGPLYAKVSRDALIIYGISHHLSVMEINDYLADHALPLLTD; encoded by the coding sequence ATGAAAACGAACGAATTATTTAATCAGCTCACGCAAACCAAAGACCCTACGAAACTTATTCATGACTTACCTAATATTAGCTTTACAGCTCTTTTAGATCACTATATCCAGCGCTCTTCAAAATCAAAAAGTCAGATCATTAAAGCAGCACAAATTGAAAGAACCTATGGCTATCAGATTCTTAAGGGAACCCGTCAGCCTAGCCGGAATAAAATTTTATCTCTAGCCATCGCTTTAGATCTTAGCTTTGACGAGATTAACCGCCTTCTCGCGCTATGCGATCATGGCCCGCTTTATGCCAAAGTGTCCCGCGATGCCTTAATTATTTATGGCATCTCACATCACCTTTCGGTGATGGAAATCAATGATTACTTAGCCGATCATGCGCTCCCCTTGCTGACGGATTAG